A single genomic interval of Nerophis ophidion isolate RoL-2023_Sa linkage group LG11, RoL_Noph_v1.0, whole genome shotgun sequence harbors:
- the LOC133561983 gene encoding uncharacterized protein LOC133561983: protein MQTHATMPPRRHSIVRASKRSLAAEIEAFDVHTGQIVQAMQAGTYCHTPEWIWEPERLQASPDAPRLAAVPVRMRQRKRKSRRRTSPPDSDASAPPSLFHGHSHFQPVQDSSPMSGNSFIYSSSHSSDWPGSHRYCTRDVSPLTSPEQSGDEDFFLQHALPQSSTGDVNSSLTLLKDICFQSQYKSLFSETPPVVTWPPSPVTFPPTLSTSFCSSPHPPLEVVVDHGESVWHPLVEGGAHAGSCVTEVAQWRSAKPLPPQRPPPPVFCPVKPQPPVRPPPPVFRLAPTRPPPPAPRLAPPRPPPPTPRLAVASPSSSPSSCFSSSPSHIPNASQSHSLSPGPSHVHSLSPCHSSSPGPCLSLSPSPSFSLVHSLSPSHSRSPSPCQISSPGLDYTPAPDVMLDPNPARDFMLDPTPAPVLRLRPVPAPRLKPVPAPLPASAPAPLPASAPAPLPASAPAPLPASTPDSSAAASTPDSSAAASTPDSSAAASTPDSSAAASTPDSTAAASTPVSAVASTPVSSAAASTPVSSAAASTPDSSAAASTPDSSAAASTPDSSAAASTPDSTAAASTPVSAVASTPVSETTPPVSTTTPPVSATTPPDSAAATAPSSPAAFGPALAAVPAPSSAASKPAMTTALKRPPPCRPRVWPLRGRPPRRALPPPCLLRVWPLRGRPPRLSRQRRSIRRRHLACPRWIRGHATWRPSTVSSLRPPFMFGLFCVGGFILGHLGSVP from the coding sequence ATGCAAACACACGCCACAATGCCACCTAGACGTCACAGTATAGTCCGAGCCAGTAAACGTTCTCTCGCAGCCGAAATTGAGGCTTTTGATGTGCATACGGGGCAGATAGTCCAAGCGATGCAGGCAGGGACTTATTGCCACACGCCAGAGTGGATCTGGGAGCCTGAACGCCTTCAGGCTTCACCCGACGCCCCTCGGCTCGCTGCGGTCCCGGTCCGCATGCGTCAGCGAAAGCGGAAGTCACGGAGGAGGACTTCACCTCCCGATAGTGACGCGTCAGCCCCGCCATCCCTCTTTCACGGACACAGCCACTTCCAACCCGTCCAAGACTCTTCTCCCATGTCTGGTAACTCTTTTATTTATTCCTCATCTCACTCTTCCGACTGGCCTGGTAGTCACAGGTACTGCACCCGTGACGTCAGCCCTCTGACGTCACCTGAGCAGAGTGGagatgaagatttttttttacagcatgcaCTCCCTCAGTCGTCCACAGGGGACGTGAATAGCTCCCTTACACTCCTTAaagacatttgttttcaatcccAATATAAGTCTTTATTTTCTGAAACCCCTCCAGTTGTGACTTGGCCCCCTTCCCCAGTGACTTTTCCTCCCACCCTGTCTACCTCTTTTTGTTcctccccccacccacccctagaggtagttgtagaCCATGGAGagagcgtctggcatccgcttgtggaagggggggctcATGCTGGTAGCTGTGTTACGGAGGTAGCACAGTGGCGTTCAGCCAAGCCTCTTCCTCCACAAAGACCTCCTCCGCCGGTCTTTTGTCCCGTCAAACCGCAGCCTCCTGTGCGTCCTCCTCCACCGGTATTCCGGCTAGCACCTActaggccgcctccaccggcaccacggctagcacctcctaggccgcctccaccgaCACCACGGCTAGCTGTAGCTAGTCCCAGTTCCAGTCCCAGTTCTTGTTTCAGTTCTAGCCCAAGTCACATTCCTAATGCTAGCCAAAGTCACAGTTTGAGTCCTGGTCCTAGCCATGTTCATAGTCTTAGTCCTTGTCATAGTTCGAGTCCTGGTCCTTGTCTTAGTCTTAGTCCCAGTCCTAGTTTTAGTCTTGTTCATAGTCTTAGTCCTAGTCACAGTCGTAGTCCTAGTCCATGTCAGATTTCTAGTCCAGGTCTGGAttacactccagcacctgacgtcatgctggatcccaatccagcacgggacttcatgctggatcccactccagcacctgttcTTCGGCTGAGACCAGTGCCGGCTCCTCGGCTGAAACCAGTGCCGGCTCCTCTGCCGGCTTCTGCACCAGCTCCTCTGCCGGCGTCCGCTCCAGCTCCTCTGCCGGCGTCCGCTCCAGCTCCTCTGccggcgtccacgcctgactcgtctgctgcggcgtccacgcctgactcgtctgctgcggcgtccacgcctgactcgtctgctgcggcgtccacgcctgactcgtctgctgcggcgtccacgcctgactcgacTGCTGCGGCGTCCACGCCTGTCTCCGCGGTGGCGTCCACGCCTgtctcgtctgctgcggcgtccacgcctgtctcgtctgctgcggcgtccacgcctgactcgtctgctgcggcgtccacgcctgactcgtctgctgcggcgtccacgcctgactcgtctgctgcggcgtccacgcctgactcgacTGCTGCGGCGTCCACGCCTGTCTCCGCGGTGGCGTCCACGCCTGTCTCCGAGACGACgccgcctgtctccacgacgacgcCGCCTGTCTCCGCGACGACGCCGCCGGATTCGGCTGCAGCGACCGCCCCGTCTTCGCCTGCTGctttcgggcctgctttggctgcagtccccgcaccctcgtctgcagcTTCCAAGCCTGCCATGACGACGGCGCTGAAAcgccctcctccatgtcggccacgtgTGTGGCCTCTACGGGGTCGTCCTCCCCGCCGGGCGCTTCCTCCTCCATGTCTGCTACGTGTGTGGCCTCTACGAGGGCGCCCCCCAAGACTTtcacggcagcggcgttccatccgccgccgccacctggcttgtcctcggtggattcgtggacatgcgacctggcgaccctccaccgtgtcctccctccgccctcccttcatgTTTGGACTTTTTTGTGTGGGGGGGTTCATactgggacatctgggatctgtcccttaG